Proteins from a single region of Haloterrigena alkaliphila:
- a CDS encoding DUF357 domain-containing protein, with amino-acid sequence MAADLEEKTDRYGELLAEALEAASVAPPDGTPMAEAAAECYEMAASYLEDGRHFRDDGDLVNALAAFSYGHAWLDAGARIGLFDVPTDGHLFTV; translated from the coding sequence ATGGCTGCGGATCTCGAGGAGAAGACGGATCGCTACGGCGAGTTGCTCGCGGAGGCCCTCGAGGCGGCGTCGGTCGCGCCGCCGGACGGGACCCCGATGGCCGAGGCGGCCGCGGAGTGTTACGAGATGGCGGCGTCGTACCTCGAGGACGGCCGTCACTTCCGCGACGACGGCGACCTCGTCAACGCGCTGGCAGCGTTTTCCTACGGCCACGCGTGGCTGGACGCCGGCGCCCGCATCGGACTGTTCGACGTCCCTACCGACGGTCACCTTTTCACCGTCTGA